The Ischnura elegans chromosome 1, ioIscEleg1.1, whole genome shotgun sequence genome contains a region encoding:
- the LOC124157141 gene encoding forkhead box protein C2, translating to MKSDDAESAFALHHYHPPATSQHQQHQQQQLQHVSSSRLVPSPSLRHQGVLHHASSCPPPPPRLPPPSPPPRLATDAAALFHLHAALNHAEGTPPTPPLTTSALRFAPPQPHSSSSPALLPQLRRPPLPSPPPPQTPAPAGREPPAPPQGDERRVPLPGDQHAGTATPGRDSVVDDGGGGAGPESTAGGARAPPGGKKVAGPGGGGRRQEKPPYSYIALIVMAIQNSPLKRLTLSEIYQFLQQRFPFFRGAYQGWKNSVRHNLSLNECFIKLPKGLGRPGKGHYWTIDPASEFMFEEGSFRRRPRGFRRKCQALKPYAFFDNAAAAMMAGLTAGGGGSGGGPTPSSVAASQGAPPAPLDLLGGASGPGGPQGSIHDQMQEYGRHHIGHQQHHAQHHHHHHLPHHLQHHNQHHQVSPYGHQQGHHSSSMGGSPEDHIHLHHQYMLHGGAQFSLAAAAVSGGGGEYSSSTPGPSMPMSPSSFGGSQAMDQGQREEGASSAGMQGWPPAYPMDEEGAQQRGMVVVKTAPLTPPPPMEEDDEEDVDRGGHSLSPPLAGYAPAYAPSYGHQMTTDHQQQHQQIHHGLRGMQFGVHLPGGGGKAYTPPPSSSSAPLAPSPPSLCPPQPPTHAPAYYENGVKYSA from the coding sequence ATGAAGAGCGACGACGCGGAGTCGGCCTTCGCGCTGCACCACTACCACCCGCCCGCCACCTCGCAGCACCAGCAACACCAACAGCAGCAACTGCAGCACGTCTCCTCATCGCGGCTGGTGCCCTCGCCTTCCCTCAGGCACCAAGGGGTGCTGCATCACGCCTCGTCCTGCCCGCCGCCCCCGCCTCGCCTGCCGCCGCCCTCTCCGCCGCCGCGCCTCGCCACCGACGCCGCCGCGCTCTTCCACCTGCACGCCGCGCTCAACCACGCCGAGGGGACGCCCCCGACGCCTCCGCTGACCACCTCGGCCCTCCGCTTCGCCCCCCCGCAGCCCCATTCCTCCTCTTCCCCCGCGCTCCTGCCCCAACTGCGACGGCCGCCTCTGccctcgccgccgccgccgcagaCTCCAGCCCCCGCCGGAAGGGAACCTCCCGCGCCTCCTCAGGGCGATGAGCGCCGCGTGCCTCTGCCCGGGGACCAACATGCGGGGACGGCGACGCCGGGCCGGGATTCAGTGGTGGACGACGGCGGAGGGGGCGCCGGTCCAGAGTCGACGGCGGGAGGCGCGAGGGCGCCGCCGGGCGGGAAGAAAGTGGCGGGGCCTGGCGGCGGGGGTCGTCGGCAGGAGAAGCCGCCGTACTCGTACATCGCCCTCATCGTCATGGCCATCCAGAATTCTCCGCTGAAGAGGTTGACCCTCAGCGAGATCTACCAGTTCCTCCAACAGCGCTTCCCGTTCTTCAGGGGGGCTTACCAGGGCTGGAAGAACTCCGTGCGACACAACCTCAGCCTCAACGAGTGCTTCATCAAGCTGCCCAAGGGGCTCGGTAGGCCAGGCAAAGGCCACTACTGGACAATCGACCCAGCGTCCGAGTTCATGTTCGAGGAGGGATCGTTCCGGCGTCGACCCAGAGGCTTCCGGCGCAAGTGCCAGGCGCTCAAGCCGTACGCCTTCTTCGATAACGCGGCGGCCGCCATGATGGCCGGGCTGACCGCGGGCGGCGGAGGCAGCGGGGGCGGCCCCACGCCTTCCTCCGTGGCTGCCTCACAGGGCGCTCCGCCGGCCCCTCTGGACCTGCTGGGAGGGGCCTCGGGGCCAGGCGGGCCGCAGGGAAGCATCCACGACCAGATGCAAGAGTACGGCCGGCACCATATCGGGCACCAACAGCATCACGCCCagcaccaccatcaccaccacctcCCGCACCACCTGCAGCACCACAACCAGCACCACCAGGTCTCCCCGTACGGCCACCAGCAGGGTCACCATTCCTCCTCGATGGGCGGATCGCCGGAAGACCACATCCACCTGCACCACCAGTACATGCTGCACGGCGGAGCCCAGTTCAGCCTGGCAGCGGCGGCTGTCAGTGGAGGTGGTGGGGAGTACTCGTCTTCGACGCCGGGGCCTTCGATGCCGATGTCGCCCTCATCCTTCGGCGGATCACAGGCGATGGACCAGGGGCAGCGGGAAGAGGGAGCGTCGTCGGCGGGGATGCAGGGCTGGCCGCCAGCGTACCCGATGGACGAGGAGGGTGCGCAGCAGAGGGGCATGGTGGTGGTGAAGACTGCCCCACTGACCCCTCCGCCCCCAATGGAAGAAGACGACGAAGAGGACGTGGACAGGGGTGGGCATTCGCTCTCGCCGCCCCTGGCCGGGTACGCCCCCGCCTACGCTCCCTCCTACGGACACCAGATGACCACCGATCACCAGCAGCAGCACCAGCAGATTCACCACG